Proteins from one Triticum aestivum cultivar Chinese Spring chromosome 7A, IWGSC CS RefSeq v2.1, whole genome shotgun sequence genomic window:
- the LOC123151199 gene encoding probable receptor-like protein kinase At5g18500, which yields MHTANYLTKQKVLQRILFDESAEPKALSLSLLEHITNSFSDDKEIGCGGFARVYKGMLDNGTVAVKKLCDMLDMDEKKFSEEIRCLMKATHKNEVRFLGYCSDRQGEMVNCEGKLVLADVRQRLLCFEYLPKGSLDKHITGRLMSHVFGSSIHLFSV from the exons atgcatacggccaattACCTCACAAAACAAAAAGTACTGCAGCGTATTCTATTTGATGAAAGCGCAGAACCAAAGGCCCTATCGTTATCACTTCTGGAGCACATCACCAACAGTTTCTCTGATGACAAAGAAATTGGCTGTGGTGGCTTTGCAAGGGTTTATAAG GGAATGCTTGACAATGGCACTGTTGCTGTGAAGAAGCTTTGCGATATGCTTGATATGGATGAGAAGAAATTTAGCGAAGAAATTCGTTGTCTGATGAAGGCGACGCACAAAAATGAAGTACGGTTCCTAGGATATTGCTCTGACAGACAAGGGGAAATGGTAAACTGCGAGGGAAAACTTGTCTTAGCAGATGTACGACAAAGGCTACTCTGCTTTGAATATCTACCTAAAGGCAGTCTAGATAAGCACATCACCGGTAGGCTGATGTCGCATGTATTTGGTTCAAGCATCCATTTATTTAGTGTTTAG